A segment of the Arachis hypogaea cultivar Tifrunner chromosome 5, arahy.Tifrunner.gnm2.J5K5, whole genome shotgun sequence genome:
AAGCATGGCCAACCTTTGCTGTTGTAGCTTCCAGTGCAAGTCCTGGTTCATAGAACTCAACGACTCAATAGAAGAAGCAATGTTATTACTATTCCCATGATGATGAGCGTTCATGGCGGAGCTTATCCCCTCGATTGCACCACCAGCACCACCGCCTAACCCCGTGGAAAACGCGTAATTATTCAAACCGATAACAGAAGAATGATTAGGATCAATGTTGAAGGCGTTAGAAGAAGTTGTTGATAGCAACGAAGCGAAGTGGTTGTTGTTGAAGATGGTAGAAGAAGGGTGGTGGAGTCTTGTAGGGAAAGGTAAGGCAGCTGCAGCAGCACCAAGGTGAAAATCAAGAGAAGGAGGTACGGGAACTGAAGAAGCGAGACCATGGAGGAACTTAAGACCACCACCAAGAACAGCAAGGTCTGAAGAAGATCCTACTCCAGGGGAGTCAGATGAGGGAGAAGAGAGTAATCTTGAAGACTTATTGAGCTTCTTGTTCTTACGGCAGCCTCCGCCAATGGGAACGTTCCTCAAGGCACCGCCTTTGGTCCAGTACCTTCGGCAAGTCTTGCAGAAGTGACGTGGCTGCGTGAGGCTGTAGTTGTTGTAGTAACAGAATTTTGTGTTTGGTGAATCGCATCTTGGACACTTTAGAGCAGCCACTGATGCTTGTTGTTCTTGTTGCTGTGATGACGTGGTTGCGCTGGAACCCGATGTAGTGCTTTTCTTGCTcccaccgccaccaccaccaccaccttgtTCTTTTATCATTTTGAAGGAAGATGGATGCTTGTGAATCTCATCAAAGAGAAAGAGTCTGATTGGGAATTCGCAAATTGATCTTGTGTCTTTTTCAGATCTGGTGGAATAAAGACCTACATCACTCTGTCTATATACACATTACGTCTATGCAACATGGATACACACACatccattttttatttaaatctaaaaattcaGATGCAGTCTACTTCACCTGAAGTTAATATTTGAGAactttagataatttgactgatttgactaaatttttatctattttattttttttatatataaaactcGTACTGTTTGTTGTAGCAGTGTGGGGGTGATCCATCGACTAGTATTACTACAAGATAACTACAAGTTCTTTTAACAaggttaatattatatattaaattattagtaACGATGCAAGTTCAAGGGATGTGTATTGGAGTTTGATGAATGGCAATTAATAACCAATTAAAGTTCGTGGTGTACTGCAATTTGCAAGTACTAGCTACTAGCtcataattaaattcatttttatatatttacttattttcCATTATGTATATGTTGCGTATTATAATTAGGGAAAAGAACGAAAATAACTTTCCTTTCTCAGCTAGGACATGTTTAACAAATTCTCGTCATACTTGCAGGCCATCTCTTTCTGTTTCAAGTTATGTATGTACGTATGTGGTTTCTTGGCACCCATGGTGTTTCTATATAATTGGAAAATTCTTTGTCGTCAGCAATTTAAGCTAACCAAAATTATAATGGTAATTAGTATTCACAAATACatggaaaaaaaaattgtaatttaagAAAGTAGTACTATTCATTCCCATTCAACAAGTAACAGCTACCCCATGACTTGCATTGAGAGTACCTGAGTTGTGTATATATATTTCCACATGAACAAGCAAGTCTGTGATGCATGGTACATATTTTTCTGTTAACAAATAAATAAGGCATGATGAAATTCTTTCTCTTGTCATGGAGCATAAGCATTAATCACATCCCCATCCCACCCTGCAAGCAGATGAATGATAAGAAAAGGGGGCAaccaaacaaataaattaaatataatagagGGTATGCCGAAGCTGAAGAATGAAAAGTTAGAGAATTAAATTAATACAAGATATAATTAAGATGGTACATAACCTAGCTATAAAACTAAAGGTAGTgattaatgaataaataataatagtGTGGCAGAACAACAAAATGATGATAGGGATAGGGATAGGGGGAGAATAGGGGGGGATAGGGGGGGTGGGGATGGAGAGGGATGGaataggagtggggagagggaGTAAAGGAGGGAACATAATATAGCATAGCAGGCAGTACAACACCACTGCCTGCTCTGTACACTTCCAACAGCTTCTGTCTATTTTCTTTCCCTTGAAACGTCCCTTTTCAACCATAGCCTACCTATACCTCACCTTcacatcacttttttttttcttatcattctaAGCCACATTTACTTTAAAATTCCAAAATTTAATTAaggctaaatttttttaattatttttcaatttagatAACTTGCATTTTAACAATTAGAAAACAATATTTCAATTcttattctttattttcattAGACGCATGAAATGTAATTTAAGAATCTTTTTTGTGAGAATTTTTGACAACTAATGAactcttttgtgaaaattttcaGTAAAAAATGACGAAAGATGTTTTTGTGTGGCATAATTTATATGACTTAATTTTCTTCGATCTTATGTGAATGAGAATTATTTGATTGACATTCTTTAACTATATAATCATTATTTATTTGCAATATTATTTTGATGACTATATAAACAGTCTCAatcaaatagttattaattaaaagaaGTATAGAGAGCCAATATagtatttatacaatatgtataATTAGAGTTTAGAAATATTTGATTCAGTAgtatatcagatgtttattatttCTCGTATCCAGATTGTTATTCTGGATAATATAGGTGTATTGTGTTTGAAAAATTAGTTATATTTTACCAtagatgtttattttttaactcatattgggtCAAATAAATAGtctattgtacatattgtacaaatattttattatctCTCTGGCAGGATtctaattattattcatttaaaatagataaaaatcaGATCATACAAACTAACTTCACCTGTacaatttttttatctcttttctgCAAAAGATTTTTTTAGAAGAGCTCGTACGTCtaacaaaaaaaagataaaaaatagattattattttttaatcgtTAGGATCTGAAttgtctaaattaaaaaaaataagttttaatttttttattattacataTCATACtgtaaacattgaaaagtaaaaaaaaatattatctagatattataaaataaaagatattttaaaagtaAGTGAGTATCATATATTAACTATTgtaattaattctgatttctcAACCCAAAAACATTATTTAATTagaatatacaaatatatttagCGGAGGAAACAAAACAACAACATTTTCTTGATttttctaattatccaaaaattagAGATATCGAATCAGACACAATTTTCTATGTTATTTCTGTCTCATGTCTTTAATTTATGTCTTCTCTCTTAAAAGCATTTATGGGAAACAACTTACAAGTTCTATATTAAAGGAAATTACAGAgtttatttaacttaatattataattttatatataatatttataattacattttagtatatctaatattatttaattatttcagtaagaaactaataattaaaaaataaaaataaaaaaacaaatataaaataagttaattttaaattattttaaattaatttaatttttattattttttaaatattttttatcatgatAATCTTTATAAGATTTTAACAAGTgtattctcttttctttcttctatttttatttgtattattatttttttagattttaacaaaaataaaattttaaataatttaatcataaaacTTTTGTTATTATGCTATGTAATTGTTTattgtaaaaatttaataaaaatgctttatacatataaaaatccatcaataaattaattattatatatatttaaattattttttatatatattttatacttataactgattttatatatatatatatatatatatatatatatatatatatatatattttaacggTTAGAAGCACTTATGAGAAGCAATTTATATAAGTCCTATATTGTTTAAAAGTAATCATAATAACGATAATCTTTATAAGCTTTTTAGTTTTTGTAGGTCTCTTTTCttaagtaaacttttaaaatgacacaatcaattttaataaaaaaagtgttaaagaattaataaattttatgatttataactattaattaattattcttaatatttttaataatataaaattatttatttttttttattaattgaatattaattaaatttaaacaaaaatattagccctaaacttttttttttaataatatatcacGCACCACATACAGTTGTTACTTTGACAAGCCCCTCCCGGAAATTAGAAGTTGACACGTGGGACATAATACTTTCTTTTCCCAATCCATATAATCTAGCTAGCTTAACTAACATTAACATAAATTAGCTTGGTTAATTGAACTAAACTTGAGAGGGTCTATTTTTTGGCCAGCAAGGCATCTAAATACAGTGCTCCATTATGAATGGTATACGTGTATATGGCCCCTACCACAAACCCATAGCTAACATATAGCTTTGTCACTTATTGGATCAATCCATTCAGCAAAATCTAGTACAAGCCCCTTGGAAAGTTTTGTCCACCTACAATTAGAAAGGGTGATTTATTGACTCATAGACCCAGATTATTGTAATTAATATCATTTTGATTCAACAATAATATAATAGTTATTAAGTATCTATAGAATAATGTACCAATTAAAGTCTTCACTACTTTTCCCTTGATCAGTTGAAAAATAACTATTAATTAAATGAAGTTTTAGAaagatatgaataaaaaaaagaggaagTTGGTGATTGATTTCATTGAAGTGATGAATGAAAATGAATGGAGTGTGGTTGACGTTTGTTACTATATATGTGTCTGACATAAGGAAGGGGAAGTACAGTTGTGAAAGGGCTTATAACTGCAAATGCAAAAGATGCCCAATTCTATAACAGCACTTTAACGGTCCTCATCAACCAATTTACCTGTTTGTCTTCTTGTAGCTTTCTTGATACCATGCAAATTACTTTCTGGGAACCaccatatctatatatatatcttCTGACGTTATCAATACCATGCAATCGCCAATGACCTCCATGATATTATTATTGAAACTGATTCCCAGGTAGCTTTCAATTTCGTTAAAGATGGTGTTCCTTCTTTACACCCTTGTGCGCCTCTAATAGAAGACATAAGAATTCTTGCCAATCGCATCCAGCACATCAACTGGTCTCACACACTTCGTGAAGCAAATTCTCCAGCTGATCTCCTAGCAAAAAAGGGACAAGAGCTCCCTTTTGGCTTGCATATCTATGATGCCCCTCCCTTAGATATTTGTTATGCTTTGAGTTTGGATTGTTTTGGAACTTTTAGGCTTAGAGGGTCTTAGTTGTTTTTTCTCTTCTGcttttcctttggggtttttgaCCCCCGTTTgtccaccaaaaaaaaaaataacgccGAAATTCATTTTACTTTCAAAAAATGTGTACAAAGAAATAAAGTTACTTATAGCTTGCTTTGATATTAATTACTATATATGCATTAGCTTAGCTTATATTCTCACAATAAACAAAATGATTAGTAGTATATATGGTTTTAATTAATCTAGTGTTAGAATGGACATATATATAATTTGACCATATATTGAGTTGAGAAAGAGAGAAACAataatgtatgtatgtatgtatgtatagggCAATAATAATACATACGTATGGAGTTTAGAGGAAGCTACAGTAATAGTTTATTAGTTATAGATATCGAGGTGGATGGAGAGACCAGCCAAAGATTGTACGGAACAATACAtatgtagagagagagagagagagagagagagagagaggtggacACTGGTGGCTGACTGGCTGGATTCCCGTgagacattattattattattattattattattattattattattattatttcaacaaGCTATATCAACAAGCTTAGGCCAGGTTTCATCCAAGCGCTTCATTATCTCACGAGCAAGCAATCCTCTATTATCTATTTCAACTTGTTCATAATGTTCATTTATATCTATATTCAACAAGCTACAAACAAAATATTAGTGGGCGCAAAATACTAATTCAGCAGTGATTATACCAGTAGTTATTAAAAATTGTCGCAAAATCTAATTCTGATGCTCATAATTAGAGTAGTCTTCTGAGTTATTGGTCTTTGATTTTACGACGGTTTAAAGCTGTcactaatcataaaaaaaatcgcTGTAATATAACATCTCTTTTGTAGTGATAATAATACGTGTAATAatgcaaaattaattattaatcagccactagatctaaaaatacatatttgacattttaaaaaatgttttagTAATAAgcagtaaataataataataataataataataataataaataaataaataaaatgataaaacttactctttgatattttttggaaaaatataggtagacaatgagaatattaaataatgtgaacaatgaatatattagatgttcaattcaataaGTATGTAGATtattatattgattatttttaattagatggttatttaattttttttattcgatttattCATATACAGTTAATAGTAACTGAATATTCAATTCACTAAGTGTACAGATAATTATCATAATATTAAAGGTTTAGGAGATAATTTAGGAgtggagtatttttttattttatcgagTCAATTCTAAAacctattattcacattatttacaaaaataattatttacctaacaaaacttttttttttcttctcttaatcCTAAGCACACATTTATTTTCTTACTCTCACTTAGCTGATACACCCACATACacaaatgaaagagaagaagaacaaagaacaaaaaagtaacggagaaaataaagaagaaaatagaagaagaagaaaacaagagaacGCTGGCGTCGACAGTGAGTAACATTGTTGCCACTGTCAT
Coding sequences within it:
- the LOC112799966 gene encoding dof zinc finger protein DOF5.7-like: MIKEQGGGGGGGGSKKSTTSGSSATTSSQQQEQQASVAALKCPRCDSPNTKFCYYNNYSLTQPRHFCKTCRRYWTKGGALRNVPIGGGCRKNKKLNKSSRLLSSPSSDSPGVGSSSDLAVLGGGLKFLHGLASSVPVPPSLDFHLGAAAAALPFPTRLHHPSSTIFNNNHFASLLSTTSSNAFNIDPNHSSVIGLNNYAFSTGLGGGAGGAIEGISSAMNAHHHGNSNNIASSIESLSSMNQDLHWKLQQQRLAMLFGGGGSGDDANNNQQKDVAGGGGGGGGLEKPQPILFQNLDGSSINRKEENTVIAPTEWFFGNSYPSVNPTPTTSTGGGSGGGGGAAGNDNGMNWVGVGWGDVQHQYSALP